A section of the Oryzias latipes chromosome 10, ASM223467v1 genome encodes:
- the LOC111948005 gene encoding protocadherin alpha-7-like yields MEQRRARPWSGPKWIVFVVLSSFLSCTSGQIRYSIHEEVQKGTVVGNIAKDLGVDKITLRERGVRVVDASETSPFRINQDDGLLYVNEKLDREEMCDRSKACVIDVKTVLENPLEVHYVAVEIVDVNDHTPSFPEEENVLEISESALPGARFQLKAARDADIGSFSVQHYKLSQNDYFRLEVKDRGENRKTPSLVLQKPLDRETVKSHVLLLTAFDGGKPPRSGNMTIIVNVSDVNDNPPVFSQDSYVAHLKENAPVGTTVIQVSATDLDESSNGEIVYSFGNDVDPKVRELFDLNGITGVITVIGILDFEVNDKYELDIQASDRGAATLKAEKTVNIVIVDLNDNVPVIEVTSFSRALPEDSKPGSTVALISVKDSDSGVNGKVLCFIDQNLPFIINPSSQNNMYSLVTKQVLDREQQNHYEVIIVAKDAGEPSLSSEKSITVVVSDVNDNVPTFLRNPVNFYIKENNSPGKTVLSVTAHDSDEGSNALISYSILRDRDTDNLFTSFLNVNSESGEVVALKSFDFESVKTFQFHIVATDSGSPPLSSNVTVNVFILDQNDNAPVILYPVSSNGSAEGVEEIPRNVNAGHLVTKVRAYDADIGYNGWLLFSLQQVTDHSLFALDRYTGQIRTLRSFTETDEAEHKLLILVKDNGNVSLSATATVIVKLVEPKEAFAASDVQSAAAEDEDSHVTFYLIITLGSVSLLFLISIIVLIAMQCSKSTDYTSKYLPEPNYDGTLCHSIQYRSGDKRYMLVGPRMSVGSTIVPASHANTLVLPDRRKTSDE; encoded by the coding sequence ATGGAACAAAGGAGAGCTCGGCCGTGGAGCGGACCAAAGTGGATTGTATTCGTGGTTCTTTCTTCGTTTTTGAGCTGCACTTCAGGACAAATCAGATATTCAATCCACGAGGAAGTTCAAAAGGGAACTGTGGTCGGAAATATCGCAAAGGATTTAGGTGTGGATAAGATCACTCTGAGAGAACGTGGAGTCCGAGTTGTCGATGCATCCGAAACGTCTCCGTTTAGGATAAACCAGGATGATGGACTATTGTATGTAAATGAAAAACTCGATCGGGAGGAAATGTGTGACCGCAGCAAGGCTTGCGTCATTGATGTAAAAACCGTGCTGGAAAACCCGCTGGAGGTCCATTATGTTGCTGTGGAGATTGTGGATGTAAATGACCACACGCCGAGCTTCCcggaagaagaaaatgttcttgAAATTTCAGAATCTGCTTTACCAGGTGCGAGGTTTCAGTTGAAAGCTGCGCGTGATGCTGATATCGGATCCTTTTCTGTTCAACATTACAAACTGAGTCAGAATGATTATTTTCGATTGGAAGTTAAAGATCGAGGGGAGAATCGTAAAACACCCAGTTTAGTTCTCCAAAAACCGCTGGACAGAGAGACAGTAAAGagtcatgttttacttttaacagCCTTTGATGGAGGTAAACCTCCGAGATCAGGAAACATGACCATAATTGTGAACGTTTCTGATGTTAATGATAATCCTCCAGTTTTTAGTCAGGATTCATACGTTGCTCATCTGAAAGAAAATGCTCCTGTTGGAACAACTGTGATCCAAGTATCTGCAACAGATTTGGATGAAAGTTCAAATGGAGAAATAGTTTATTCTTTTGGAAATGATGTGGATCCAAAAGTAAGAGAACTTTTTGACTTGAATGGCATCACTGGAGTGATTACTGTGATAGGGATACTAGATTTTGAAGTTAATGACAAATATGAACTCGATATTCAAGCCTCTGATAGGGGGGCAGCAAcgttaaaagcagaaaagactGTAAATATTGTTATTGTAGATCTAAATGACAACGTTCCGGTAATAGAAGTGACATCATTTTCACGTGCGCTCCCTGAGGATTCAAAACCAGGCAGCACAGTGGCATTAATTAGTGTGAAAGACTCAGATTCTGGCGTTAATGGAAAAGTTCTGTGCTTCATAGACCAGAACCTCCCTTTTATAATAAACCCTTCTTCACAGAACAACATGTACTCTCTAGTAACCAAACAAGTTTTAGATCGTGAACAGCAGAATCATTATGAAGTGATAATTGTAGCTAAAGATGCGGGAGAACCGTCCTTGTCATCAGAGAAAAGCATCACGGTTGTTGTTTCTGATGTGAATGATAACGTCCCCACATTCCTACGGAATCCAGTTAACTTCTACATAAAAGAGAACAACAGTCCAGGAAAAACAGTTCTATCAGTTACAGCCCATGACAGTGATGAGGGCAGCAATGCTCTTATTTCATATTCCATTTTAAGAGACAGAGATACAGATAATCTGTTTACATCATTTCTGAATGTAAACTCTGAAAGTGGAGAAGTTGTAGCCCTGAAAAGTTTTGACTTTGAAAGTGTAAAAACGTTCCAGTTCCACATTGTTGCCACAGATTCCGGAAGTCCTCCTCTGAGCAGCAACGTGACAGTGAACGTGTTCATTCTGGATCAGAACGACAACGCTCCAGTCATCCTGTATCCAGTCAGCTCCAACGGTTCTGCTGAAGGGGTGGAGGAGATTCCCCGCAACGTGAACGCAGGACACTTGGTGACTAAAGTCCGAGCCTATGACGCTGATATAGGATATAACGGCTGGCTGCTGTTCTCACTGCAGCAAGTGACTGACCACAGTCTCTTTGCTTTGGACCGCTATACAGGACAGATCCGAACTCTCCGCTCGTTCACAGAAACAGACGAGGCTGAACACAAACTGCTCATCCTGGTCAAAGACAATGGCAACGTTTCCCTCTCAGCAACAGCTACTGTCATTGTCAAACTTGTGGAGCCCAaagaggcttttgcagcttctgATGTTcaaagtgcagcagcagaggatgaGGACAGTCACGTGACTTTTTACCTCATCATCACCTTGGGCTCCGTTTCCCTGCTTTTTCTCATCAGCATCATCGTGCTGATTGCAATGCAGTGCTCCAAGTCCACAGACTATACGTCCAAATATCTGCCAGAGCCCAATTATGATGGAACACTGTGTCACAGCATCCAGTACAGATCTGGAGACAAACGCTACATGTTAGTGGGACCCAGAATGAGTGTTGGATCTACTATAGTTCCTGCAAGTCACGCAAACACTCTTGTGCTTcctgacagaagaaaaacatctgATGAG